The stretch of DNA TGACAGTTCCTTtcaatttgtattattttatccaaaatttacaacattagcacaaattcaagatttttcatactaatctccattccatggaTTTAGTATATGTTATATTGTGGTTCAAATTTCCAGGTATTGTTATAAAATCCATTTTTCTGTCtagagatgataaaaacaaagatattagacacttaaaacattagatatgcaaactactcagctgtacaGTTGCGTATTTTTGCTTGTATTAATCTTTAGAAAAGCTaaattatgtcccttggaaatattaatttccaacaaaaaaaaatttcaaacagtagaaaatgaaaattatatatgaaaattatatatgcctgatataataaaatatagaaacGACAAAATTAAGCaacattgaaatatttgctgcgtGAATTGCCAAGAATGTGACCAATTCTTTACACAGCAGAGTATAAATTCAATCTAAGTTTAGCCTCAAGAAGgtctctttttttcttagatggacAATATCAACACTGAAAAGGCGTCTAGTATTACCAAATATTACCTTACTCCATAAACAGTACAAGCATAACCAGAACATGTCCCATTTTAATAGATAATGTCTATAGAAATACCCAAgagatacatttagggaattacacagcaaataggcaaatatttcagttaaaaatatttgtcgagACTTGAATTCTGGTGGTTCCAACTGAattaatcattgcgaaaggtaaaaataaatacaaaagaactatagtTTGGTgcattttatacaatatagttaatattgaaatCCTAGAATTAAGTTTTATATCAGTACCCATCAGTTTGACATATTATGATGACTCTGCAATTTTCTCAACTCAGTATTGTTCTGAGTGACAaattctattctttgtgataaaaattaaatgtactaTAATCAAccgcttcaaaatagtataatataagCGCATTCTGGTTGATTTtaatttcccttgctatcttcggTATAAGGAAGACGTTACTagttattctgccataggcgacaatactaacacgTTTTAAAGTTACCACACCTTAAGAAAAACAGTCATGTGTGGTgttctgttttaaaaaatgaagccaaatagtatcatgaccaacttccaatgGAGCTTGCTTATGTTATCCATTCCCACCGTCATTGTacaccaaatttataaaattttggaagtcttttcgaaAAATTccctagaaaatatttcaatatgtttcaaaattaaaataataaatatctaCACTGCAGtcattcatagataaataaaaaaaatattgtacactTACAttcaatcacagcgctcctaagttgactttcCTCACATGCCTTGGGTACTCAAAAGGCCAACCAGACATGGACATTTTCACTTCGTTAACGGCAGTTCCCATTTACCCATCTACGGATTAAAACACATGAAACCATGAATCTCTCCCTAGAACCTATTTAGCGAGAAGTTTCCCATGTTATTTACTGCATGACTAGAGATAAGTCGCTCACTTGCACACTTACCAATATGACATACATACTCTTTAGATGGATCTAGTGAAGTTTTTGTATTGGATGTTCCTTATGACTATACCACTCAAGACTTCAAATGCTATTGGGATCACAGAGGGTCGGGAAGTCATCCAGATTCTTTACTAAATATTACAAATCTAACCGTGGTAAGAGAAGTGCTGGAACTCATGAACGTTGGACAGAAGTATTGGATTAGTGACATAAGCGAAAGCGTTTATAGTAagaattatttatattgtataagtttcatatgtTATAATAAACATCAAAAGGAAAGGTTTTATCTCAGGATATATTTATGAACATGAATTTACGTATGCTTATTGTTGAATCAGCTGTATGCTGACCAATATTTGCTAATTATTTCTTCATTTGGTCCCTGGTGGAGAGTTCTTTTATTTGCACCCATGCATAATCCTCCGTTTTTATATAAGATGAACATTCTTAttactttaatataaaaagatatatccATGTGTACAAATGTTACTGCACTCCATGTTTATTTCGGTAATAAATGTTTCCACAGTGATGCACGaggtcaaaatatttaaaattcgaACACGAAATAATGTTTACATGCTGAAAAGCATACGAATATGAACTTAACAAATACAAAAGTATAGTTTTATCATTAGTtgctatacatttataaatatatatataacaagtcaaaaagggtacaacatcaccattaaataactataaaatgaacaaatattagatatttcggataacagttatccttcttcggtaatagcacgatgtcaaatgaatcatgtcaatatattcaaattgagacactatcaaaatcttgaaaaatttatacaatttaagcgaacatcagagacgctggtacaatttttaaatttccaaacacggcgcaaagacaTGCCacaataaaaatagttatttgcgatgtgaactggcacaactctaaattttcAAAGGTGGAAACAGTTGAGATGTTACTACTCAGTCTGCATGGATAGCAgtccccaaataaaaaaaaaataaaaatgcccTAACCGATCCTAGTTGGTATaatattataccaacttggatcggttaggTCACAATTGGTTTTTTTAATTGGGTACTACGATCCATGCAGTTGTAACATCTCAACTGTATTATACCAACTTGGATCGGTTACATATAAAGAGAAAAGGGAGGGGTGAAAGGTGGTGAGAAAAATGAGGCTGTTATTAAAAAAGAGGGACATTATTATTGTATAAGGGAAGAGTATAACACTAAAAGAATTATAAGATTGTTTATGTAAATCGATTGCTACCCATAAGAAAGATTTGGACAGCTTTCAATATAAGTGTATTTTGATCTGCTGTGGTCTAACGAAGCCAAAAAGCAAAACATTATTGTAAATTATGTGCAGCTTCACTAGCCATACGTTGAGTGTTTTTATTAAACATCCTTTTGACTGAATGTGATAGGAAAGAAACCATCGGAAATCTAGCCAATATTGGGTTTTTTTCACCAAATGACCACAAAGCTTTGTCAAAATTGctgttataatttatttttaggcTTGGTACATCAATGTGAAGTGTTTCATCATGTAGCAAATTCTACATCGACTAGAAAGTCGTATAGTGCAATGCGTTATTGTAATGAGATGAATAGTTATAAATGCATTGATGGTTAGTTTAGATACATAATCTTTTATCTCTACGAGGACAGCAGTATTTcagaattttgacaaaatgtttcaACAATAGCTAGTATGTTGATTAGTGGCCTTTTACTGCACCACTTGTCATGTTTATTATGTTGTTGAGTTGTTGTTTGATTGGAATTTATATCACATCTATGTTTAATCTTTATAAGTCAAACAATCAAAATATTCACATATATATGCTAGATACCTTGAAATCACAGTCATTTAATTTCCGTACTTGAACGGGAGATTCgaggaaaaaaaaagtttatttccaCCGGAGAACAACTCGATTCACCACCATGATTATGTGGgttttatcttttgttttagatttctcggtgaaaagtaaaatcacaaaaatacttaactctgagaaaaattcagaacggaaagtatctaattaaatggtaaaatcaaaagctcatacacatcaaacgaatggataacaaccgtcattttcctgacatggtacagctattttcttatgtagaaaatggtggattggacctggttatatagctagcttaaactcacttgtatgacagtcgcatcaaattcaattatattgccaacgatgcgtaaacaaaacaaacgggcataataggttaaaatgtaaataaaagataGGGGTAGAGTCAACATTATGTTGTAACATGAAAGTGTAAACTTAATAAGTACGGTAATGGTAAAAGTAATAAAACTTGCTCACGCAAGTTGTTAATGACAAAATGCAAAATTATACCTTAAACTATTCATATCATAAATATCTTCATCATGAATCTTCATAGGTAAGAAATACAGAACAGCTGTCTCACTTGTAAAATATCTGCACGGTAGACATGGAAATGATCATGAAAGGAAGAGGATGCATTATTCTGGTAAGTTTAAGAGATATATGTTCGGTGAAGAAATTATAGTTACCCTATAAACTATGTTTATGTATACTGAAGAAGAACGCATATGGTCCTACCACTTTAGCATATTAAATTCTTTGGTAAGATTCGAACTACAACAAGTTCATTTAGAAGGGGTGTCATTCACCACTCTCGCACATTGTTGGTTTCGGAAAATAAACATATCTTTACTAAAGAATTCTATTTTGTGATTTACATTATGAATGATTATTTCTGTATGATCTTCCCACTATATAAACAAGTCCACAAAAGTAACGATACACAATTTTGagcatacaatataataaatagGAAAAACTGTTAAATTATTAAATGAAACGCATCCATAGCAAATGCATATGATTAAAAGAATCTGACAAAATTGGAAAGTGAGGAAATACCGTGTTTTATTTGTgcttttagctcacctggcccgaagggccatgtgagcttttctcatcactttgcgtccgtcgtccgtcgtcgtcgtcgtcgtcgtccggcgtcgtctgttaacttttacaaaaatcttctcctctgaaacaagtgggccaaattaatccaaacttggccacaatcatctttggggttatctagtttaaaaaatgtgtacggtgacccggccaaccaaccaagatggccgccatggctaaaaataaaacataggggtaaaatgcagttcttGGCTAATAactgaaaaaccaaagcatttagagcaaatctgacatggggttaaattgtttatcaggctaagatctatctgccctgaaatttgcagatgaatcggacaacctgttgttgggttgctgcccctgaattggtaattttaaggaaattttgctgtttttggttattatcttgaatattattataaatagagattaactgtaaactgcaataatgttcagcaaaataagatttacaaacaagtcgacatgaccgaaatggtcagttgacccctttaggagttattgccctttatagtcaatttttaaccatttttcgtaaatcttagtaatcttttacaaaaatcttctcctctgaaactattgggccaaattaatccaaacttggccacaatcatctttggggtatctagttttaaaaatgtggccggtgacccggccaaccaaccaagatggccgccatggctaaaaatagaacataggggtaaaatgcagtttttggcttttaactcaaaaaccaaagcatttagagcaaatctgacgtgggggtataattgtttatcaggtcaagatctatctgccctgaatttttcagatgaatcggacaatccgttgttgggttgctgcccctgaattggtaattttaaggaaattttgctgtttttgttattattttgaatatttgtatagatagagattaactgtaaacagcaataatgtacagcaaagtaagacctaaaattaagtcaacatgaccaaaatggtcaattgaccttctaaggagttattgtcctttatagtcaatttttaacaattttcataaaatttgtaaatttttactaacatctTCCACTGAAgctactgagccaagttcattatagatagagataattgtaagcagcaagaatgttcagtaaagtaagatgtacaaacacatcaccatcaccaaaacacaattttgtcacgaatccatctgcttcctttgtttaatattcacatagaccaaggtgagcgacacaggctctttagagcctctagttttttttatctgtgaCGTAAGTTTGTCacgtaaaaaaatgaagatttcaatAATGGGTTTACAATAACCTTGCAATGTAGTACAATACTGTGATTTGtcatatacattgtattaaatacaaaaaatgcatttataataCTATCAATGTTAAGCGTGCTGCATCATCAATCCATGACGATATCGATATATGTCGCGGTTACATTGGCTTTATCAAACCCATAATCTGTAAAACATCTGGCGTctcatgttttatatatatatatagctatatgTAACATCATGGAAGTATTACATTGACGTCAATCCAATAAGTTGGTAACATCAAACATAATTTGGTTCAAAAATAAAATCGAAAGTGCGCAATGGGGTTATTTAACAAAGATTAAAGGAAAGTGTCTcagttcaaaaattaaaattgtttatcctTTTCACTTTTAGACAAGCACTATTGGAATATTTTTAGTTTATATGTAATAAGTATATTAATCAAAGCTTCTCTAGACTACATTGCCCCACATTTACTTATAAAATGACTAAATGTATATGTGTTTTCTATTTGAAGGAGGACTTGTATGGCAAGTTTCAATTATTGGATCGTTAGGAGCCATCATTGTGATTGGGTTTACTGTAACCTGCTTGTTGTAAGATATTTGTAGGATGCattcaatttcttttaaattcacATCAAACTGAATATGTATGAAAAATTAAATAGTTATATGAATACGCTTAAAAGAGTGTGGccttaattgtttacaaaaccttTGCATCCTGGTGACGAGATATTTACCAAAGGAAAATCATAAACTATATCAAATGTTAGTTTGCAAATTAAAGCCTTAAGTATTGCATTTGCTATTTGGAAGTGGCCGATTATTTTGGCTGCTTATTCTCGAAGGCATTCGAAAGAATGTTAGTATGAAATAGGCCACATAAGAACCAATCTTAAGCTTTATTCTTTAACGCGGATGACATTTTCCACACTCATGACTTAAAATTAAATTCGATAATCTGAACGTTAATCTTACTGcgtataaattaatataaaacgGTCAATCGAGAGTTTTGAAAACTAGAACGAATATAAACAATTAGTTGTATGTCTACTTCAACTACGTTGAACTCTTGTGGTAATGCAATTTTTTAATTCATACATATTTTCCCTATGTTAACACTTGTGCATTTTTAAGGTGGTCTGTCttcaaattaaataaagtttaaaGGTGAAACATAAAATTGGGACCAACTTGATTaatatgaaattaagaaaaatgCTAGGAAAAATTGTATCTCTGTACACATGCATTGCAATTGTATGTCGAGTAATACTGTTATCAGCCAAAGTTGTTTATTTCCATTAATTCGGAAGTAAGAAGACGCAATTAGACTTCTTTTTATACTTATGTGTTTGTAGTGTGAAGCGGTCAATTGGTAACTTGAAACGTGAAGTGCACAGACTCAAGCAACAAAGATTTGAACATCCAATGTATGGTACTGACCAGATTCAAATGATACAGAGCAGTGTTCCGGAACCGGAAACGCCAATATCACCTACCGGTTCATCTATGTATGAAAATTTCCTGAATTCAGTTGCATCAGGAGAATCAAATGTAACTGTAAGTTACTTGACATCGACACAGGTTCAGCGCACAGTAGAGGTCACAGAAACCCATAATGCAACATCGCAAGATTACAGTGACGGTTTCAGTCCACATTTTCTTCCACcattaaaaattccaaaacaccGTCCTATAATTAGACACACTTCACTGGTAAATAGCACGGATGGGCAAGTAAACATGCTTCATTGCAGACAAACGTCAACAGAACCTGCATCTTCCAAAATGTTCCCACTGCAACACTGCCTTCGTGGAATGCCTATTGAATGGTTCAAAACTGAGGATGATATTCACATCCATGGATCTACCAACTCGACAAACAAACCAAGTCCTAGGCCATGCATTACAAACACTGAATCAAGAGCTTCAAGTAAAAGCGAGCGAGCAAGCGCATTTTATTTGAACACAGGACGCTCAGCTGATTTTGAAAATCCAGAGATTGAAATCGATGGGGAAGATTATGAAAATATTtggggaaaaaatatttaaagatggTTTAAATGCGTAGATATAATCCGTACAAATTTCAGTCTTTAATTATAGTCTTTCATAATTTGAATATACGCCAAATAACTCAGAAGTAGAGTCTGTTATATAATGCAATCACTGTTTGATCTGtacatagatttttgtttatttagacTGTATCTTATACGTGTATTATATTTA from Mytilus galloprovincialis chromosome 2, xbMytGall1.hap1.1, whole genome shotgun sequence encodes:
- the LOC143062345 gene encoding uncharacterized protein LOC143062345, with protein sequence MSALSLVFRVVLFYTFISFSECQVQWYDAVNVCRQQEQILLPEITSNMSFLGYRSDVTMWTSSYILSVNFFKHTALYVEQLPMTEVHRGLCVDKNGSSEVFVLDVPYDYTTQDFKCYWDHRGSGSHPDSLLNITNLTVVREVLELMNVGQKYWISDISESVYSLVHQCEVFHHVANSTSTRKSYSAMRYCNEMNSYKCIDGKKYRTAVSLVKYLHGRHGNDHERKRMHYSGGLVWQVSIIGSLGAIIVIGFTVTCLFVKRSIGNLKREVHRLKQQRFEHPMYGTDQIQMIQSSVPEPETPISPTGSSMYENFLNSVASGESNVTVSYLTSTQVQRTVEVTETHNATSQDYSDGFSPHFLPPLKIPKHRPIIRHTSLVNSTDGQVNMLHCRQTSTEPASSKMFPLQHCLRGMPIEWFKTEDDIHIHGSTNSTNKPSPRPCITNTESRASSKSERASAFYLNTGRSADFENPEIEIDGEDYENIWGKNI